The Balneolaceae bacterium region ACGCGCCCTCTTCATGCACTCGTAGAAGACGTAGTCGTCGAGGTTGGTGTGTCCCAGGGTATTGAAGCGGAAGGAGAGTCCCCGGTTGCTACTGTCCTGGATGCGCAGGTAGCAGAAGTACTGCCGCGCCCGCAGCCGGTAGCCGCGCATGCGGTAGCAGAGCTGCTGCACGCCCTGCATGATCTCCCCGCGGATGCGCTCGGGGTCGTCGCTCCGGTCGCTGAAGGTGTGCATGTAGTTGAGCTGCTCGGGCACCAGCTGCTGGTCGGTGAGCACCCGGGCGCGGTCTTTGCCGGCCACCATCTCCCAGACGATTTTCCCGAAATACTCCCCGAAAAGATCCTGGAAGAGGGGATAGCCGCGGTCGATCGCCTCCCCGATGGTGTAGAGGCCGCGCGACTTGAGCTTTTCGAAGCGCTTGCGGCCGATGCCCCACACCTCGTCCAGGGGCAGGGGATGGAGCTGCTCGGCGGCGGCCTCCCCGTCCAGCACCAGCGTCACCCCGTTGGGCTTGTGGAGGTCGCTGGCCAGCTTGGCGTAGGTTTTTGACCAGGAGACCCCCAGCGAGCAGACCAGCCCGATCTCCCGGTAGATGAGGTTGCGGAGCTGCTGGATGTAGCGCAGGATCTCCTCCTGCGGCCGCCCCTTCAGAAAATTGATATCCAGGAAGTACTCGTCCATGGAGTACTGCTCCACGGTGGGGGCGAACTCCTCCAGCACCTGCTCGATGAGCCCGCTGATGCCCTTGTACTTCTCGTAGTGCGCCTGCAGGCCGATGGCCCAGGGACAGAGCTGCTCGGCCTCGAAGGCGCTCATCCCCGTCTTGATGCCGAAGGCGCGCGCCTCGTAGGAGCTGGTGGCCACGATACCGCGCGGGGTGCCGTCGGGCTTGTACCACCCGCCCACGTAGACCGGCATGCCGTGCAGCTTGAAGCACTGCTGCTCCACCTGCGCGTAGAAGCAGTTCATGTCCAGGTGCAGGTAGAGCCGCGGCTCCAGGGAGGTGTGCTGCATGTCGCGGCTGACGCACCGGTAGTCGGTGATCTTGTGCACGTCGGCCTCAGTGTCGTAGCGGCCGGGATCAATGGGGGGGAGCTGTCCGCTCACGCTGCTCCGGGTTTGGGTTTCGGCCTTCATGCCGTGAGTATGTCGATTCCCTCGTACCGGCGGATGCGCTTGTCTTTTGTAATAAATGCCAGGTCTTCCGTGGCGGCCTGGGCGATCTGGATGCGGTCGAAGGGATCGGAGTGATGATCCGGCAGTGACCGAAGGGCCATCACATGGGGCAGTTTGATGTCGAGCACATAGAAGTCCTGTTCCTGGATCTGACGATCGATATCGTCGGGCGCCTCGAGCTTGCCGATACGTTTTTTAATGACAATCTCCCAAACGGCGGCGGTACTTACCCAAACGGCCCCGGTCCGTATACATTCTCTCGCACCTTCTCCCAGTTGGGGGTCGTCGGCCAGCCACCAGAGCAATACATGGGTATCAATCAGGTAACTCATTCAGATGCTCCGCGGAATGCCGCCTCTATTTCCTCCGGCAGCTCATCAAAATCGTCAGCTATCTGCACCTTGCCTTTCCAGGCACCGGGTTTTCGGTGGGTCTTGGGTTTGTAGGGCCGCAGGATGACCTGGGGCTCCCCATTGTTGGCAATAACGATCTCCTCTCCCTCCAGGGCCTGCTGAATCAGCTTGGAGAGGTGTGTTTTGGCTTTATGGATATTGAATGTTTTCATCGGTTATCTCTGTGTTTTCGCTAACTTAGCTAACATTGGCTAAATAACAAACGGCCCCATGTGACTTTTCGTTCGTTGCATTGCATGACTCTTTCTTTGTATTATATGAAAAAACATATGGAAAAATAAAAAGAAGGGTCGTTGACATGCAAGTGATGCTCAAGGAAAAGGTGAACGTGGCGGCCATCTTCCGCAGCTTCCGCGACCGCAGCGAAAACAGCCGCTCCGGCTGGGAGCACAAGCGCATCGAGCCGCGGCAGGTGCGCCGCAAAAGCGGCGAGGTGCTGAAGGTGGCCGAGGTGCGCCGCTCCTACCCGAAGGTGAAGGGCGACACCGTGCAGGTGCACTTCGTGATCCGCACCGACCAGGAACGTTTTTTCCACCTTCTGTATGAGTCCAAGAAGATGCTCTGGATCCTGCTCTACGAGTTCGAGGAGCAGATGCTCTTCGACCAGATGGACATCGACGTGGAGGTGACCTGGAACGGCTTCAACGAGAAGAGAAAATAGGGCAGGGGGGAGTGTCGTTCCAGAGGATGCCGCCTCAGGGCCGGAACAGCAGGCCCCACTCCCCGTCTTCCCTCCACGCCCGTCCCACGTAGGTGCCGAAGACGGTGACCTCCTCCCACTCCTCCGGCCGGATGTGAATGGGCTTGTAGGCGTCGTTTTCGGGGCGCAGCTCGATCTCGTCCTCCCATTGGAAGATGCGCTTGAGGGTGGTCTCCCCGTTGTAGAGCACCGCCCCGATGTCGCCGTTGGAAGGCTCCTTCTGGTCCAAAATGATATAATCGCCGTCGCGGATGCCGGCGTCCCGCATGCTGTCGCCCATCACCTGCAGGGCAAAGAGGCGGGGACTTCGCCAGCTCACCAGCTCCACGGGCAGGTGGCCCAGGTCGGCGCTCACGGCTTCGTGCATGCCGCCGGCCGCAATGCGCCCGCGGATGGGCAGGCCCTGGCCCGGCTCGTCCTCCTCCAGCAGGGAGAAGCGGCTCTGGTGGAGATCGTAGGTGCCGTGGTCCAGCTTCACCAGGTAGTTCTTTTTGACCAGGGCGCTCAGGTGCTGGTAAACGCTGTTGGCCGAGGTGAAGCCGAAGGCCTCCTGCAGGGAGGGATAGTCGGGTACGGCGCCGTGGTCCCGGTAGTGCTCCAGGATGAAGCGGAAGATCTCTTCCTGACGGTCGGTGAGGGCTCGCATACCCTCAGTATATGGAAAATAGCATGGAAAAGTAAGGCCTGCGATCAGGAGCGGGTGCGGGAGGGGCCGTGGGTCGAGCCGCCGGACTCGTCCAGGTCGACGCGGGCCTTGTCGGCTGCGGGGTCGTCGGAGCGCAGCCGGCGGGCGAAAGCCTTGAAGATCTCCTGCATGCGCTCTTTCTGGCTTGTGTAAAAGGAGCGCAGGAAGAAGCGTCCCACGCCGATGCCGGCCAGCCCCGCGACACCCCCGGCCAGCAGCTGCAGGTGCTTGGCGACGGGCACCGCGTCCATGGCCATGGCGGCAAGGACAAAGAAAACGGTAAAGGAAATGACGTTCACCGATGTGCGGTGGGTATTCCAGTCGGAGACAAACTGCAGAACAGTGCGGCCCTCCCGGGGCGTGGCCGAGAGGTGGATGTAGCCGGTGTTGCGCTTGCGCTGCTCCCATTCGTAGACCTGTCCCACGGTATGTACCTTGCCGATGCCCCCGGTGATCTCGCGTATGTCGCGGACCAGCTCCTCCCAGCGCCCGTCAGTCATCTCTCCCTCCAGCACGGCCTTTTTCTGCAGGCTGGTGGTCCCGTGCAGCCAGTCGAAGCGGCCCTCCCTGCCGGGAAGGTCGTACTCACGGAGGGCGCGGAGCATCACCTTGCGGTCGATGCCCGCCTCTTCGGCTACGTGGAGAAGCTCTGATTCGGTAAGGCCGTCCTCGTCCTCCCGGTCGCCCAGCTCCGCGTCGATCTCGGCGGCCTTGCGGAGGATATGGTTTACCTGGGCGCGGCTGAAATTTCGGTCGTCAGGGGCCATGTTCCGGTGCGGATTTCGTTGTCATGGGCGCGGGGAGGCCGCCGCCTCCTGTCAGAGGCGGTAGAGGATTTTCACCCCGATGCTGGGTGCGGCAGGAAGTTCAACATCCAAACTGCGGAATGCGGGATTATAGGACTCTTTTTCGGTTTCCTCGTGCAGAAGCTGGACGATAAGTCCCAAGTCGAATTTTACCAGGAAGCGGTTGGAGAGCGGGAAATCGCGTCCCACGCGGGCATTTGCGTAAAGATAGTTGTGAATAATGTCGCGCCCCGTGTCCTTCAGGTAAAAGGCCCCGACACGCAGGTACCAGGGTTCTGGGCTGGCAAACTGGTCGTAGCCGTTGAAGTGGTAAAAGAAGTCTGCACCTGCTGAAAAGATCTCATTGTCACCGAGATCCATATATCCTACACTTCCACCCGCCTCGATGAGCCCGCCGCGATAGTGTACGCCTCCATGCAGAAGCTCGGGCAGGCCCAGTCCCCCCGTTATGTATATTCCCTCTCCCTGGGCGGAGACCTTTTCGGGCGACGCCGTAAATAGCAGAAAGATCAGCAGGCAGAGGAAGCCGGCGCTGCCTGCTCTGTTCTTTACAATTTTTTGCTGTATCGGTCTGTCCATATGTTAACTTGAACGGTTGTTGACATGAAACAATAAAAATAACGATCCATGAAGAATTTCTCTATTTCCTTTCTGCCATTTCTTCTTGCTACGGTATTGCTGCTCCCGGGATGCGCTTCGAACAGTAATTCCGGCGGGGGTGCCGCCGGAGTTGACTACGAAGGAACACGTGGACCTGCCAGCGGCTCCCTGGTGGTTGTCGGAGGATCGATGCAGGACCCGGCCATATTTGCCCGTTTCATCGACCTGGCCGGCGGCTGGGATGCCAACATTGTGGTGGTACCCACCGCCGCGGCCGACTCCATTCCGCAGGAGTACCTCGACCGTATCCGCCAGCGCTTTGCCGACCGGGGCGTGCAGAATCTGACCGTCCTGCACACCAAGGACCGCGAGCTGGCCGACAGCGAGGCCTTCACCGAGCCGGTCCGGCAGGCCGACGGAGTATGGTTTACAGGAGGCCGGCAATGGCGCATCGTCGATTCCTATATGGGCACGCTCACCCAGCAGGCCTTCGAAGACGTACTGGAGCGCGGCGGCGTGATCGGCGGAAGCTCGGCCGGCGCCACCATCCAGGGGTCCTACCTGGCGCGGGGCGACTCTCGCACGAATACCATCATGATGGGAGACCACGAGGAGGGCTTCGCCTATATCGAGAACGTGGCCATCGACCAGCACCTGCTGCAGCGCAACCGGCAGTTCGACCTGGTGGAGATTATTGAGGCCAAACCGCACCTGCTGGGCATAGGACTGGATGAGAACACGGCCATCGTGGTCCAGGGCGACGTCTTCGAGGTGATGGGGGAGAGCTTCGTGGCGGTCTACGACGCCAGCCGCTGGGAGGCCGGCGACTCTGACCTGGAGGCCCTGCCCAGGGGCGAGCTCTTCCAGCTGCTGGACGCCGGCCAGCGTTACAACATGCGTACCCGAACGGTGCTGGAGGAGGACGAAGACTGACCGCAGCCTGCGCTCAGTCCTCTATTCAGCGCTCCAGGGCGGGGTGATGTTGTTCATCCGCGCATAGGCGATGAGCTGGCCCTGGTGCTCGCCCAGGTGCTTCGGGATGAAGAGCATGATGCCCCGGGGCGTATTGGTGCTGCCGCCGAACCATGAGACCTCGCGGATCATGTCGCCCCCCGCCGTGGCGGTCACCGCCTCGCGCAGGTGGGTGAAGGAGTCGCGGAGCGCCTGGATCATCTCCGACTTGCCCAAGCCGGCGTTCTCAGACTGGCCGAACTGGTAGCCCTCGGGTCCGGGAGCGCCCATGAAGGAGGGGATCAAGAAGTTGCCGTCCACGATGTGACCAAAGGTCTCACGCACGGAGCGCACGCCTTCACCGGGACGCCAGTCCCAGGTGTTTTCGGGAAAGGCTTCGGCCAGGCTGACCAGCTTGCCTTCGGTTTCATTGAGTTCGCGGACTACTTCTCCGGCATAGCCGGAGGGGGAGGCGCTCTGCGCCAGGGCGAAGCCGGCCGTGCAGAGGACGAGCAGGAGGGACAGGGCTGTTCTTTTCATAGGTGCTTTTTTTCGTGATCAGGTGTTTCATCTGCCAATCTATGAAAGCGGCGACAAATTCACCAGTGGCTCACTTCAGGATCAACCCCCGGCCGTATCGGCGGGCGCTGTTTCGTAAAGACTCTCCAGCAGGGCAAAACTGAGGCTGTCCACCCGGGCGGCGCGCTCGTGTCCGGCGGATACGTTGGTAAGCAGCACAACGCCACGGCGGGCCGAAGGGTCCAGTACCACAGAGGAGCGGTAGCCGCCCGTCCCCCCGTTATGCCAGAGCCAGCGGTGTCCCGACGCCCGGTCCAGGATGAACCAGCCCAGTCCCATCGCCATCTGCTCGTTGATCCGGAAAGTGGGCTGCTGCATAAGGCGGTTGGCGGGAGCGGCCGTGTCGAAGCTGGCCTCCACAAAACGGTGCATCTCCTCTGCCGTGGAGAGGATGGCGCCCGCCCCGCTCAGCGCGTTGAGGTCCCAGTTCGGCGTGGGACTTCCCGAGGCGTTCAGCCCGGTGACCAGCCGGTCAGCCACCAGGGTGCGGTCGGTGGTGGAATGGGTCATGTCAAGGGGACCGAAAATACGCTCCTGCAGCATTTGTTCGTAGCTTTTGCCGGTGTACTGGCCGAGCGCGTAGGCCAGCAGTCCGGCGCCCAGGTTGGAGTACTGGAAGGAGGTGCCCGGTTCGCTGTGCAGCAGCATTTCCTCGGAGAGATAGTCCCGCAGGTCGTCCTCTCCGTAGTTGCGGTAGGGATTCTGGGACTGAAAGACGGCGGACCAGCCCATGCCGGCGGGTATGCGGGGCAGGCCGGAGGTGTGGTTGGCCAGGTGCTCCAGGGTGAAATCTGTCCGGGCGTCCAGCCGTATCCACGCATCTTCGTTCAGCGGCACGTCCAGCAGCTCGCGTACGGGGCGGTCGAGCTCCAGCTCGCCCTCCGCCACAAGCCGGGCCAGGAGGTAAGCGGTAAAGACCTTGCTTACCGAGCCTATTTCGTAGACGGCCCCGCGGTTATCCACCGTCTTCAGGCTGTCACCGGAGCGCAGCACCCCGTGGAAGCGGGCGGTGGCGTCCGACACCAGTGCGATGGCAAACTGCGTTTGGTTGGGAAAGGCGCGCATGGCATGGGTCACCGCCTCCGCCTGGACCGAATCGGGTCCCTGCGGCGGACCTTCCAGGGCGACAGTGACGTCGGGGTTCACGCGGGTGCCGCAGCCACCCAGGAGCAGGGTTAAAACCAGGGCAGGCATCAATATTTGTGCGAAATGGATTTTTCCTCTCATGGTACTCCCTATAGATGGCGGTTGCGGCGGCCGTGGCGCAACCTGTGCGCGCCAGTCCCCAATATTGCATTTTCTTATTGAATTGCCTAATAAGGGAGGGGCCTGAAATCGAACCGGGAACGCAAATCCGACTATGACTTTTTCGGCACTGGACCTGATCGTCTTTGTCGTCTATTGCTGCCTGATCCTGGGACTGGGTCTTTTTATCGCCAAACGCAAGGGCACCAACGATTCGGAGGGGTATTTCCTGGCCAACAAGTCTCTGCCGTGGTGGGCCATCGGCACTTCTCTCATCGCCGCCAATATCTCCGCCGAGCAGATGATCGGCATGTCGGGCTCGGGATACGCCATCGGCCTCGCCATTGCAAGCTACGAGTGGATGGCCGCCCTCACCCTCATCCTGGTGGCAAAGTACATGCTGCCCATTTTCCTGGAGAAGAAGATCTATACCATGCCGCAGTTCCTGCAGGACCGTTTCGACGGACGTGTGCGGGTCAGCCTGGCAGTTTTCTGGATCCTGGTCTACATATTTGTCAACCTCACCTCAGTGCTCTACCTGGGGGCCCTCAGCATGAACACCATCTTCGGTATGGACCTGTTCTGGGGCATCCTGGTACTGGCCGCCTTTTCAGCCATCTATACCATTTATGGAGGACTCACCTCGGTGGCCTGGACCGACGTGGTGCAGGTCTCCTTCCTGGTGATCGGTGGACTGGTGACCACCTGGTTTGCCCTGGACGCCTACAGCGGCGGGGAGGGCGCCGTGGCGGGGCTGGGGGGACTTATCCAGGACTTTCCCGGCAAGTTTGAGATGATCCTGGAGAAAGGAAACGCGTACTACAACGATCTGCCGGGTATTTGGGTGATCTTCGGGGGACTCTGGGTGGCCAATATCAGCTACTGGGGCTTCAACCAGTATATCATCCAGCGCGCGCTGGCCGCCAAAAACCTGCAGGAGGCGCAGCGGGGCATGATCTTCGCCGGCTACCTGAAGATGCTTATGCCACTGATCGTGGTCATCCCCGGCATTGCGGCCTTCGGACTGGGTGCCGAGTTCGAGCAGGCCGACAAGGCCTATCCCTGGGTGCTGGGCAACTTCGTGGTGAGCGGGCTGAGGGGACTCACCTTCGCCGCGCTTATCGCGGCCATCGCCTCCTCGCTGAGCTCCATGACCAACAGCACCTCCACCATCTTTACGCTGGACATCTACAAGACCCACTTCGATCCCGATGCCTCCGAGAAAAAGCTGGTGCGGACGGGACGCATAGTCAGCTTCGTCGCTATTACCCTGGCCGTGCTGGTCGCCCCCCTGTTGAACAACTTCGAACAGGCCTTCCAGTTCATCCAGGAATTCACCGGCTTTATCAGTCCGGGCGTGGTGGCTATTTTCCTGCTGGGCTTCTATTGGAAGAAGGCCACCGCCAACGGCGCGCTGGTGGCCGCTATCTGCACCATCCCGCTTTCATGGGCCTTCAAGGTCTGGGCGTCCGGCATTCCCTTCCTCAACCGCATGGGCATCGTATTCCTTATACTCTGCGGGCTCATCGCGCTGGTCTCCTGGCTGGAGGGGATGGAAGACGATCCCAAGGCCATCCGCCTGCGCAGAGACCTGTTCCGGACGGGCAATGTTTTCAATATGGGCGCCATCGGCATTTGCGGGCTCCTCGCCGTACTCTATCTCCTGTTTTGGTAACTAACTTACTAAGTCGAAAAGTCTGGAAGTCATAAAGTCGGCGGACTTCCAGACTTACCGTACTTTATGACTTTAAGACTTTATGACGTTATAACGTTATGATGGACCTGGAAAATAATTCTCACAGGAGATTGAATCCGCTGAACGGCCGCTGGGTGCAGGTATCACCCAACCGCACCGACCGGCCCTGGCAGGGGCAGGAGGAGTCGCCTCCCCCGCAGCAGAAGCCGCGTCACAAGGAAGGCTGCTACCTCTGCCCGGGCAACGAGCGAGCGGGCGGGGTGCGGAATCCGGACTACGAGAGCACCTTTGTCTTCGACAACGACTTCAGCTCCCTGCGCCCCGACGTGCCCGGAGAGGAGCATAGGGAAGGAGAGCTGCTGGCCGCCCGTGGCGAGCGGGGCATCTGCCGGGTGATCTGCTTCACGCCCCGGCACGACCTGAGCCTGCCCGAGATGGAGAACTCCCAGGTGGAGGAGCTGGTGGAGCTCTGGACCCGACAGTACCGCGAGCTGGGCGAACGTCCCTTTATCAACTACGTGCAGATCTTCGAAAACAAGGGGGAGATGATGGGCTGCAGCAACCCCCATCCCCACGGGCAGATATACGCCCAGGAGACGGTGCCTGAAGAGCCTGCCGCCGAGCTGGAACACCAGACTGCCTACTACCGCTCGCACGGCGCCACCCTGCTGGGCGCCTATCTGGAGGAAGAGCTGGAACGGGAGGATCGCATCGTCCTGCAGAACGGTCATTTTGTAGCCCTCGTGCCGTGGTGGGCCTACTGGCCCTTCGAGACCATGATCGTAAGCCGTCGACCCCTGGCCCGCTTCACCGACCTTCGCGGGGAGGAGCGGGAGGCCCTGGCCGCGATCATCCATCGCCTGACGGTACGCTACGACAACCTCTTCGAGGTCTCATTCCCCTATTCGGCGGGCTTTCATCCGGCGCCCACCGACGGGCGGGACTATCCCCAGTGGCATTTCCACATGCATTTCTACCCGCCGCTGCTCCGTTCGGCCACTGTCAAGAAATTCAAGGCCGGTTACGAGATGCTGGCTAATCCCCAGCGCGATTTTACTCCCGAATTCGCCGCGGGACGCCTGCGCGAGACCTCCGATGTACACTTCAGAAGCGCCTGAGGTGATTTAACATCATCATGTTATTTTTACCCCCGGCCCCAGCCCTTAATGTTTTAAGCGAAAGACGGGTTGGTCGTTTCATGACCCTAAAAACCGTTTACCGATAGAGGAATCAAGAATAAGGAATCACCAAGCATGAAATTGTCTCGCTTCTACCCCGCCGGGTTATACCTTTGCACGCTAGTGTTATTCGGCATTTTACTGGCACCCGCTACCTCCTGGGGCCAGGACCAGGCCACCTTGAGGGTGGTCGTATCCTCCGACCAGGATGGCAGTCCCATACCTAGTGCCAACGTGGTGCTGCTCAGTCCGGATGAGACCGAACGTGAAGAGGAGGGGATACTGCATGCCGGTGCCAGCGATTCCGATGGGTTGGTTGAGCTTGCAGATGTCGTGCCCGGCGAGTATCTGCTTCGAGTCACTTTTGTAGGACATAAAACGCACCGCGACACAATCAGGCTAGCGGCAGGAGAGCGGCGGGTCATTCAGGTTGCGCTTGCCGTGGATGTGGAAACGCTCGGCCAGGTCGTCGTGGAGAGCGAACGGGAGGTGACGGTAGGAGAGGTGGGAGTAAATCGTATATCCGAGATTGACGTCGCCCGAATTCCGACCCCCAGCCCCGGCGGCGACCTGGCATCGTACCTTCAGACGCTGCCCGGTGTGGTATCGGCGGGTGACCGGGGAGGCAATCTTTATATACGTGGCGGCACACCCTATCAAAACTTGATATTGGTGGACAATATGCCGGTGGTCAAACCTTTTCACATCTCCAATCTCTATTCGGCGTTCTCCGATGCTACCCTGCAGAGCGCAGACATGCACGCAGGAGGCTTCGGTGCCGAATACCTGGGGGCGTCCTCCGCCGTCATCGACCTGAGTCTGAGACAGGGTAATATGAAAGATTTTAACGCCAATGGATCTCTTGGATCGCATATGGTGGCCTTGCAGGCCGAAGGCCCGCTTCAGACCGACCATCACTCCTTTATGCTCATGGGACGGAAGTCGCTCATCGAAGATACGTCACCAACCCTGATCGGCGAGGAGGACCCCATTGACTTCTACGACGTGTTAGGAAGATATTCTTATCAGGACAGCGGTATAGCGTGTAACGTCACCGCGCTGCATACCAACGACAGGGGAGAAATCAATCCCAACCGTGCAGTCGATATCTCGTGGAGCAATTCCGTCCTGGGAGGACGCTGCTTGAGTTTCGACGAATATTTTAACCGTCCCATCGAGGTGACGGTGGGCTTCAGCAGGTACAGCAACTCGGAAAGTACCGCAGAGGAAACAGAATTGTACTCTTCCATGGAGCAACAATTTTTAAAGCTGGATCATGCTTTTGAGGGCTTTGGAACACTATTGGAATATGGTTTCGGCGTGAACTTCACACGCTATGAGGCGGAGCTGGCAGAGCGCTTTGCCCAACAGGAATCCTTTTCCAACAGGACGGCCGTGATCGATGCCTATGTTTCCACCGATCTTGAGATAGGAGACCGCTTGACCCTCCAGCCCAGTATGGGTTCGCAGCTTTCGCTGCACACAACGCCTACCTTTGAACCCAGATTCCGTGCCTCCTATCTGCCGGGAGGGACGGGTTCCCATGAGGTAAGCCTGGCATTTGGCCGCTATTACCAGATTTCCGATGCCATCACCGATGAACGGGATGCAGGAACCACCTTTGCTGTCATGAAGGGTTCGGAATGGGGCGATCCGAACCAGGGCGCCCTTCATGGCATATTGGGTTACAGGCTGAGGCTTCCCGATGGTTTTGAGGCCAAGGTGGAGGCTTATGTTAAACGCCATTCCGATATCCCCGTATCGAGATGGAGCCCGGAGACGCAGATCGAAATGGAGACGGCCCTGGCGGACGGTATGACCTATGGCGCGGATGTGAGGTTGGAGTACGACAACAGCCCGCTCTATCTCTTCCTGGGTTACGGCTATTCCCAGGTGGAGTACGAAGCCAGCTCGGGTAATCTCGGAGCGTGGATAAAACAGCCGGTCTACCGTTATAATCCGACACACGACAGGCGACACAAGCTGAATACCGTCGCCAGCTATACGTTCGGCGGATTTACAACCAGCCTGAGTTGGGAGTTCGGTACCGGGAGGCCTTACACCAGGGTGTACGGATTCGACCTGCGGCTGCAACTTCCAGGAGAAAATCCTCTTGAGGAGCCCGGTACAGCCCGCACTCTTTACAGCCGCCCCTACGGAGACCGGCTGCCAATGTACCACAGGCTGGATGTGTCCTTGGAGCGAACCTTCCGTTTTTCACAGGGAGTTACCCTGGAAACAAAAG contains the following coding sequences:
- a CDS encoding DNA polymerase IV, encoding MKAETQTRSSVSGQLPPIDPGRYDTEADVHKITDYRCVSRDMQHTSLEPRLYLHLDMNCFYAQVEQQCFKLHGMPVYVGGWYKPDGTPRGIVATSSYEARAFGIKTGMSAFEAEQLCPWAIGLQAHYEKYKGISGLIEQVLEEFAPTVEQYSMDEYFLDINFLKGRPQEEILRYIQQLRNLIYREIGLVCSLGVSWSKTYAKLASDLHKPNGVTLVLDGEAAAEQLHPLPLDEVWGIGRKRFEKLKSRGLYTIGEAIDRGYPLFQDLFGEYFGKIVWEMVAGKDRARVLTDQQLVPEQLNYMHTFSDRSDDPERIRGEIMQGVQQLCYRMRGYRLRARQYFCYLRIQDSSNRGLSFRFNTLGHTNLDDYVFYECMKRARPRIRWLLDNGHTLRGIGLGTVKTDGTGQGELFFREGEQKRRFYLAQDAVNNRYGKGSVVKASVMDKVPGKTHFLDRS
- a CDS encoding type II toxin-antitoxin system VapC family toxin, which produces MSYLIDTHVLLWWLADDPQLGEGARECIRTGAVWVSTAAVWEIVIKKRIGKLEAPDDIDRQIQEQDFYVLDIKLPHVMALRSLPDHHSDPFDRIQIAQAATEDLAFITKDKRIRRYEGIDILTA
- a CDS encoding type II toxin-antitoxin system prevent-host-death family antitoxin, which produces MKTFNIHKAKTHLSKLIQQALEGEEIVIANNGEPQVILRPYKPKTHRKPGAWKGKVQIADDFDELPEEIEAAFRGASE
- the lexA gene encoding transcriptional repressor LexA encodes the protein MRALTDRQEEIFRFILEHYRDHGAVPDYPSLQEAFGFTSANSVYQHLSALVKKNYLVKLDHGTYDLHQSRFSLLEEDEPGQGLPIRGRIAAGGMHEAVSADLGHLPVELVSWRSPRLFALQVMGDSMRDAGIRDGDYIILDQKEPSNGDIGAVLYNGETTLKRIFQWEDEIELRPENDAYKPIHIRPEEWEEVTVFGTYVGRAWREDGEWGLLFRP
- a CDS encoding cyanophycinase is translated as MKNFSISFLPFLLATVLLLPGCASNSNSGGGAAGVDYEGTRGPASGSLVVVGGSMQDPAIFARFIDLAGGWDANIVVVPTAAADSIPQEYLDRIRQRFADRGVQNLTVLHTKDRELADSEAFTEPVRQADGVWFTGGRQWRIVDSYMGTLTQQAFEDVLERGGVIGGSSAGATIQGSYLARGDSRTNTIMMGDHEEGFAYIENVAIDQHLLQRNRQFDLVEIIEAKPHLLGIGLDENTAIVVQGDVFEVMGESFVAVYDASRWEAGDSDLEALPRGELFQLLDAGQRYNMRTRTVLEEDED
- a CDS encoding DinB family protein — translated: MKRTALSLLLVLCTAGFALAQSASPSGYAGEVVRELNETEGKLVSLAEAFPENTWDWRPGEGVRSVRETFGHIVDGNFLIPSFMGAPGPEGYQFGQSENAGLGKSEMIQALRDSFTHLREAVTATAGGDMIREVSWFGGSTNTPRGIMLFIPKHLGEHQGQLIAYARMNNITPPWSAE
- a CDS encoding serine hydrolase encodes the protein MPALVLTLLLGGCGTRVNPDVTVALEGPPQGPDSVQAEAVTHAMRAFPNQTQFAIALVSDATARFHGVLRSGDSLKTVDNRGAVYEIGSVSKVFTAYLLARLVAEGELELDRPVRELLDVPLNEDAWIRLDARTDFTLEHLANHTSGLPRIPAGMGWSAVFQSQNPYRNYGEDDLRDYLSEEMLLHSEPGTSFQYSNLGAGLLAYALGQYTGKSYEQMLQERIFGPLDMTHSTTDRTLVADRLVTGLNASGSPTPNWDLNALSGAGAILSTAEEMHRFVEASFDTAAPANRLMQQPTFRINEQMAMGLGWFILDRASGHRWLWHNGGTGGYRSSVVLDPSARRGVVLLTNVSAGHERAARVDSLSFALLESLYETAPADTAGG
- a CDS encoding sodium/sugar symporter — translated: MTFSALDLIVFVVYCCLILGLGLFIAKRKGTNDSEGYFLANKSLPWWAIGTSLIAANISAEQMIGMSGSGYAIGLAIASYEWMAALTLILVAKYMLPIFLEKKIYTMPQFLQDRFDGRVRVSLAVFWILVYIFVNLTSVLYLGALSMNTIFGMDLFWGILVLAAFSAIYTIYGGLTSVAWTDVVQVSFLVIGGLVTTWFALDAYSGGEGAVAGLGGLIQDFPGKFEMILEKGNAYYNDLPGIWVIFGGLWVANISYWGFNQYIIQRALAAKNLQEAQRGMIFAGYLKMLMPLIVVIPGIAAFGLGAEFEQADKAYPWVLGNFVVSGLRGLTFAALIAAIASSLSSMTNSTSTIFTLDIYKTHFDPDASEKKLVRTGRIVSFVAITLAVLVAPLLNNFEQAFQFIQEFTGFISPGVVAIFLLGFYWKKATANGALVAAICTIPLSWAFKVWASGIPFLNRMGIVFLILCGLIALVSWLEGMEDDPKAIRLRRDLFRTGNVFNMGAIGICGLLAVLYLLFW
- a CDS encoding UDP-glucose--hexose-1-phosphate uridylyltransferase, producing MDLENNSHRRLNPLNGRWVQVSPNRTDRPWQGQEESPPPQQKPRHKEGCYLCPGNERAGGVRNPDYESTFVFDNDFSSLRPDVPGEEHREGELLAARGERGICRVICFTPRHDLSLPEMENSQVEELVELWTRQYRELGERPFINYVQIFENKGEMMGCSNPHPHGQIYAQETVPEEPAAELEHQTAYYRSHGATLLGAYLEEELEREDRIVLQNGHFVALVPWWAYWPFETMIVSRRPLARFTDLRGEEREALAAIIHRLTVRYDNLFEVSFPYSAGFHPAPTDGRDYPQWHFHMHFYPPLLRSATVKKFKAGYEMLANPQRDFTPEFAAGRLRETSDVHFRSA